One Miscanthus floridulus cultivar M001 chromosome 11, ASM1932011v1, whole genome shotgun sequence DNA window includes the following coding sequences:
- the LOC136492374 gene encoding BTB/POZ and MATH domain-containing protein 2-like yields the protein MPDASHHGDAQLRGDRLLAALDDMYAGDYVSSGTFFVGGCGWSIKFFPDGDGCSKDDEAAAYTTVRLSLLDGPTGVRVKFSISLLVDKDSQAPSSGKKGKKKKKKKKNRSAGQGNKQAVPTARTVFTDTRTYDTDTEHHNNWGRRNFIEKSKLKELPHGFTIRCAVTVVKHRTEDAATVAAAPPSDLHRDFARMLEAADGADVTISIGDRFFLAHRYVLAARSRVFRAQLFGAMEESATGCVRVEDMEPSVIERLLHFVYTDSSPERSLQVRSPVGLPRPDRSATRLRCNEATHTQQPTVTVKFLYNSF from the coding sequence ATGCCGGACGCAAGCCATCACGGGGACGCACAACTTCGTGGTGACCGACTTCTCGCCGCGCTCGACGACATGTACGCCGGCGACTACGTCAGCTCGGGCACCTTCTTCGTCGGCGGCTGCGGATGGAGCATCAAGTTCTTCCCCGACGGCGATGGTTGTTCAAAGGACGACGAAGCTGCTGCTTATACGACGGTGCGTTTGAGTCTTCTTGACGGACCAACAGGTGTGAGGGTTAAGTTCAGTATAAGCCTGCTGGTCGATAAAGACAGTCAAGCGCCGTCGTCGGGGAAGAaagggaaaaagaagaagaagaagaagaagaacagatcAGCAGGACAAGGAAATAAACAAGCAGTGCCAACTGCAAGAACCGTCTTCACGGACACAAGAACCTATGACACGGACACAGAGCACCATAACAACTGGGGCAGGCGTAATTTCATCGAGAAATCCAAGCTAAAAGAGCTGCCGCACGGCTTCACAATCCGGTGCGCCGTCACCGTCGTGAAGCATCGCACCGAAGACGCGGCGACCGTCGCAGCCGCTCCGCCGTCGGACCTGCACCGGGACTTCGCACGCATGCTGGAGGCCGCCGACGGCGCCGACGTCACGATCAGCATCGGCGACCGGTTCTTCCTCGCCCACAGGTACGTGCTCGCCGCGCGGTCCAGGGTGTTTAGGGCGCAGCTCTTCGGCGCCATGGAGGAGAGCGCCACGGGGTGCGTCCGGGTCGAGGACATGGAGCCGTCCGTGATCGAGAGGCTTCTGCACTTCGTGTACACGGACTCCTCGCCGGAGAGGAGCTTGCAAGTGCGGAGCCCTGTCGGCCTTCCACGGCCCGACCGGTCCGCCACCAGGTTACGTTGCAATGAGGCTACTCATACTCAGCAGCCGACAGTTACGGTCAAATTTTTGTATAACAGCTTCTAG
- the LOC136492375 gene encoding BTB/POZ and MATH domain-containing protein 2-like, which produces MGESAVQPSDLHQDFARMLEAADGANVTISIGDRFFLAQRYVLAARSMVFRGQLFGAMEESATGCVRVEDMEPSVFERLLHFVYTGSLPERSYQERDDENVAMQHLLVAADRYELKRLGLMCEAKLSSWIDVRSVAAILGLADRHQRVHLKWALPEIYCVAGDARRYLAERGVQGSDRE; this is translated from the coding sequence ATGGGTGAGAGCGCCGTTCAGCCGTCGGACCTGCACCAGGACTTCGCGCGCATGCTGGAGGCCGCCGACGGCGCCAACGTCACGATCAGCATCGGCGACCGGTTCTTCCTTGCCCAGAGGTACGTGCTCGCCGCGCGGTCTATGGTGTTCAGGGGGCAGCTCTTCGGCGCCATGGAGGAGAGCGCCACGGGATGCGTCCGGGTCGAGGACATGGAGCCGTCCGTGTTCGAGAGGCTTCTTCACTTTGTGTACACGGGCTCGTTGCCGGAGAGGAGCTACCAAGAAAGGGACGATGAGAACGTGGCGATGCAGCACCTGCTGGTCGCCGCGGACCGGTACGAGCTCAAGCGGCTGGGCCTCATGTGCGAAGCGAAGCTGAGCAGCTGGATCGACGTGCGGTCGGTCGCGGCGATCCTGGGTCTGGCGGATCGGCACCAGCGCGTGCACCTCAAGTGGGCTTTGCCTGAGATTTATTGCGTGGCCGGAGATGCTCGGCGCTATCTTGCAGAACGAGGGGTTCAAGGATCTGATCGCGAGTAG
- the LOC136492376 gene encoding uncharacterized protein: MAALSCFISCLYEKGLPFFKLLKASECFFWSEEVDTAFEQLQLFLTKPPIMTAPWPDETLLIYIAATSRVISTAIVVEREEVQKLLYAVLITLLNLHHYFEYYKIAVVTESPLGDILCNKEANGRIIKLAIELSTYSIEFRSKPTMKSQALADFVAEWTKIQEPILATYPEHWVMYFDGALNINGASTGILFITPTKDKL; encoded by the exons atggctgctctcagttgCTTTATATCGTGCCTCTATGAAAAgggactacctttcttcaagctcctcaaggcctccgaatGCTTCTTCTGGTCGGAGGAggtagacacagctttcgagcagctccagttgttcctaacaaagcctccgatcatgacggcgccttGGCCAGACGAAACtttactgatctacatcgccgccacttctcgcgtcattagcacagctattgtcgtcgaacgcgaggag gtccaaaagctgctatacgccgTTCTGATCACGTTGCTCAATCTccaccattacttcgagtactacaagatcgccgtggtcactgagtcccctctgggggacattctctgcaacaaagaggccaatggtcgtatcatcaagttggctattgagctcagcacttactccattgaatttagaagcaaGCCTACCATGAAGTCACAGGCACTCGCtgacttcgtcgctgagtggaccaagatccaagagcccatcctgGCTACttaccccgagcactgggtgatgtacttcgacggcgccctcaacatcaatggtgccagTACTGGCATCTTATTCATTACTCCGACCAAGGACAAGCTCTGA